One genomic region from Reichenbachiella ulvae encodes:
- the eno gene encoding phosphopyruvate hydratase — MSLIESVFARQILDSRGNPTIEVDVVTESGVLGRAAVPSGASTGVNEAVELRDGDKGTYLGKGVLKAVENVNDVIQPEVIGLSVFDQRYIDQLMIDLDGTETKSKLGANAILGVSLAVAKAAAEELGLPLFRYIGGTNAHTLPVPMMNIINGGSHSDATIAFQEFMIRPVGAETFSQAMQMGAETFHALKKILHDKGLSTAVGDEGGFAPAFTGGTEEALESVLSAIKAAGYEPGKDITIGLDCASSEFFVDGKYDYSKFEGPNGQKRNAEEQVAYLAELVEKYPIDSIEDGCAEEDWSTWALLTEKIGDKCQLVGDDLFVTNVKFLQRGIEEKSANSILIKVNQIGTLSETLDAIELAHKAGFTAVISHRSGETEDATIADIAVATNAGQIKTGSLSRSDRMAKYNQLLRIEEELGEVAKFPKA, encoded by the coding sequence ATGAGTTTGATCGAAAGTGTATTTGCAAGACAAATACTGGATTCAAGAGGAAATCCAACCATCGAAGTAGATGTAGTAACTGAAAGCGGTGTGTTAGGACGAGCGGCTGTTCCATCTGGAGCATCTACTGGCGTTAACGAGGCTGTTGAATTAAGAGACGGTGATAAGGGCACTTACTTAGGTAAGGGTGTTTTGAAAGCGGTAGAGAATGTAAATGACGTAATCCAGCCAGAGGTAATTGGTCTATCTGTTTTTGATCAACGCTATATCGATCAATTGATGATTGATTTGGATGGTACTGAAACTAAGAGCAAGTTAGGAGCCAATGCTATCTTGGGTGTTTCTTTGGCAGTAGCTAAAGCAGCAGCTGAAGAATTAGGTCTTCCTCTTTTCAGATACATCGGGGGTACTAATGCACACACATTGCCAGTACCAATGATGAACATCATCAATGGTGGATCTCACTCTGATGCGACTATCGCATTCCAGGAGTTTATGATCCGTCCAGTTGGAGCTGAGACTTTTTCTCAGGCAATGCAAATGGGAGCTGAGACCTTCCACGCGTTGAAGAAAATTTTACATGACAAAGGTTTGAGTACTGCAGTAGGTGATGAGGGAGGATTTGCTCCTGCATTTACAGGTGGTACTGAAGAAGCGCTAGAAAGCGTATTGAGCGCGATCAAAGCGGCAGGATACGAGCCAGGTAAGGATATTACTATTGGATTGGATTGTGCTTCTTCTGAATTCTTCGTGGATGGCAAATATGACTACTCTAAATTCGAAGGGCCAAATGGTCAGAAGAGAAATGCTGAAGAGCAAGTAGCTTATTTGGCTGAACTAGTAGAGAAATATCCAATCGATTCTATTGAGGATGGATGTGCTGAAGAAGATTGGTCTACTTGGGCGCTTTTGACTGAGAAAATCGGTGACAAGTGTCAGCTAGTTGGTGATGATTTGTTTGTGACCAACGTGAAGTTCTTGCAAAGAGGTATCGAAGAGAAATCTGCGAACTCTATCTTGATCAAGGTAAACCAAATCGGTACTTTATCTGAAACTTTGGACGCTATCGAATTGGCTCACAAAGCGGGATTCACTGCTGTAATCTCACACAGATCAGGTGAAACTGAAGATGCTACTATTGCAGATATCGCAGTGGCTACCAATGCAGGTCAAATCAAGACTGGTTCATTGTCTAGATCTGATAGAATGGCGAAATACAACCAATTGTTAAGAATTGAAGAAGAGCTTGGCGAAGTAGCTAAGTTCCCTAAGGCTTAA